From a single Sinomonas atrocyanea genomic region:
- a CDS encoding response regulator transcription factor — MSRIMIVEDEESFSDPLSFLLAKEGYEVEVVDNGHDALVEFDRNGADLVLLDLQLPGIPGTEVCRQLRARSGVPVIMLTAKDSEIDKVVGLELGADDYVTKPYSSRELVARVRAVLRRHGEPEELISSTVQAGPVRMDVDRHVVSVDGEQVSLPLKEFELLEMLLRNSGRVLTRGQLIDRVWGSDYVGDTKTLDVHVKRLRSKIEPDPSNPRHLVTVRGLGYKFEP, encoded by the coding sequence TTGAGCAGGATCATGATCGTCGAGGACGAGGAGTCGTTCAGCGACCCCCTGTCGTTCCTCCTGGCGAAGGAGGGCTACGAGGTCGAGGTGGTGGACAACGGCCACGACGCGCTGGTCGAGTTCGACCGCAACGGGGCCGACCTCGTGCTCCTGGACCTCCAGCTTCCCGGGATCCCCGGGACGGAGGTGTGCAGGCAGCTCCGCGCGCGCTCGGGCGTGCCGGTGATCATGCTCACCGCGAAGGACTCCGAGATCGACAAGGTCGTGGGCCTCGAGCTCGGCGCCGACGACTACGTCACCAAGCCGTACTCCTCGCGCGAGCTCGTGGCGCGGGTGCGGGCGGTCCTGCGCCGCCACGGCGAGCCCGAGGAGCTCATCTCCTCGACTGTGCAGGCCGGCCCGGTGCGCATGGACGTGGACCGGCACGTGGTGAGCGTCGACGGCGAGCAGGTGTCCCTGCCGCTGAAGGAGTTCGAGCTGCTCGAGATGCTCCTGCGGAACTCGGGACGCGTCCTCACCCGCGGCCAGCTGATCGACCGGGTGTGGGGCTCCGACTATGTGGGCGACACCAAGACGCTCGACGTGCACGTGAAGCGCCTGCGGAGCAAGATCGAGCCCGACCCCTCCAACCCGCGCCACCTCGTCACCGTGCGCGGCCTGGGCTACAAGTTCGAGCCCTGA
- a CDS encoding CarD family transcriptional regulator: protein MVFEVGETVVYPHHGAAKIEEIKMRTIKGEEKMYLKLKVAQGDLTIEVPAENVDLVGVRDVVGKEGLEHVFDVLRAEFTEEPTNWSRRYKANLEKLASGDVIKVAEVVRDLWRRDQDRGLSAGEKRMLAKARQILISELALAEKTDEEQAATVLDEVLAS, encoded by the coding sequence ATGGTTTTTGAGGTTGGCGAGACGGTTGTTTACCCCCACCACGGTGCAGCCAAGATCGAAGAGATCAAGATGCGCACGATCAAGGGCGAAGAGAAGATGTATCTCAAGCTCAAAGTGGCTCAGGGTGACCTGACGATTGAAGTACCGGCCGAGAATGTGGACCTTGTCGGGGTCCGCGATGTCGTGGGCAAGGAAGGCCTCGAGCACGTGTTCGATGTCCTCCGTGCCGAATTCACCGAGGAGCCGACCAACTGGTCCCGCCGCTACAAGGCGAACCTCGAGAAGCTGGCCTCCGGCGACGTGATCAAGGTGGCAGAGGTCGTCCGCGACCTGTGGCGCCGGGATCAGGACCGCGGCCTGTCCGCGGGCGAGAAGCGCATGCTGGCCAAGGCCCGCCAGATCCTCATCTCCGAGCTCGCGCTCGCCGAGAAGACGGACGAGGAGCAGGCTGCGACAGTCCTGGACGAGGTCCTCGCCTCCTGA
- the ispD gene encoding 2-C-methyl-D-erythritol 4-phosphate cytidylyltransferase: protein MTEASPQPASPTAVVIVAAGSGMRLGYGIPKALVPLAGAPLLLHALRGAAGAGIARQICVAVPEDDTELTELCRTFAEELGELAPEITVVPGGETRSDSVRAALAALAPGTVHVLVHDAARPLTPSEVFHRVAEALERGAGAVVPAIPVVDTIKSTAPTEGEAAAVAAEVVTGTAVREQLRAVQTPQGFDVAALRSAHELAATWGPEQVAAITDDAMLIESIGTPVYVVPGDLQAFKVTTPMDLHVAETLVAAQG from the coding sequence ATGACTGAAGCCTCCCCGCAGCCCGCGTCCCCGACAGCCGTCGTGATCGTGGCGGCGGGCTCGGGGATGAGGCTCGGGTACGGCATCCCCAAGGCGCTGGTGCCGCTCGCGGGCGCCCCCCTGCTCCTGCACGCGCTCCGCGGCGCGGCCGGCGCCGGGATCGCCCGCCAGATCTGCGTCGCCGTCCCGGAGGACGACACGGAGCTCACCGAGCTGTGCCGCACCTTCGCCGAGGAGCTCGGCGAGCTTGCCCCCGAGATCACCGTCGTCCCGGGCGGCGAGACGAGGTCGGACTCGGTCCGCGCCGCCCTCGCAGCCCTCGCGCCGGGCACCGTCCACGTCCTCGTGCACGACGCCGCCCGCCCGCTCACGCCGTCCGAGGTGTTCCACCGCGTGGCCGAGGCGCTCGAGAGGGGAGCGGGCGCCGTCGTGCCCGCCATCCCGGTGGTCGACACGATCAAGTCCACCGCACCCACCGAGGGCGAGGCGGCGGCGGTCGCGGCCGAGGTCGTGACGGGCACCGCGGTGCGGGAGCAGCTGCGGGCCGTGCAGACGCCGCAGGGGTTCGACGTCGCCGCCCTCCGCAGCGCCCATGAGCTGGCCGCGACGTGGGGCCCCGAGCAGGTCGCCGCGATCACCGACGACGCGATGCTCATCGAGTCGATCGGCACCCCGGTCTACGTGGTGCCCGGGGACCTCCAGGCGTTCAAGGTCACGACTCCCATGGACCTCCACGTGGCGGAGACCCTCGTCGCCGCCCAGGGCTGA
- the ispF gene encoding 2-C-methyl-D-erythritol 2,4-cyclodiphosphate synthase, which yields MTMPRTGIGIDVHAFAPEGEPRPLWLGGLLWEGERGLAGHSDADAVAHAAANALFSAAGLGDLGTHFGTDRPEYAGASGTTLLAEAATIVREAGFEIGNVAVQLIAQRPKFGPRRAESEALLSGIVGAPVSISAATTDHLGFTGRREGVAALATALVAPVR from the coding sequence ATGACCATGCCCCGCACCGGGATCGGCATCGACGTCCACGCGTTCGCTCCGGAGGGTGAGCCCCGCCCGCTGTGGCTCGGCGGCCTCCTGTGGGAGGGCGAGCGCGGGCTCGCCGGGCACTCGGACGCGGACGCCGTGGCCCACGCCGCCGCGAACGCCCTGTTCTCCGCCGCCGGCCTCGGGGACCTGGGGACGCACTTCGGCACGGACCGGCCGGAGTACGCCGGCGCCTCGGGGACGACGCTGCTCGCGGAGGCGGCCACCATCGTGCGGGAGGCCGGGTTCGAGATCGGCAACGTCGCGGTGCAGCTCATCGCGCAACGCCCCAAGTTCGGGCCGCGCCGGGCAGAGTCCGAGGCGCTGCTGTCCGGGATCGTCGGTGCACCGGTGAGCATCAGCGCGGCGACCACGGACCATCTCGGGTTCACGGGACGCCGGGAGGGCGTCGCCGCCCTCGCCACCGCCCTCGTCGCGCCGGTCCGGTAG
- the cysS gene encoding cysteine--tRNA ligase — protein MTLRFYDSATAEVRDFVPLEPGKASVYYCGATVQGSPHVGHVRSAIVFDQLTRWLAYRGYETTVVRNVTDIDDKILAKSEASFAPDFVPEGTYIPREEWFALAYRYEQEFEAAYEVLGVQRPTYEPRATGHITEMHELIARLIERGHAYPAEDGSGDVYFDVRSWPEYGSLTHQRIEDMQAAADADPRGKRDPRDFALWKGHKQGEPETASWPSPWGRGRPGWHLECSAMATKYLGARFDIHGGGLDLRFPHHENELAQSAAAGDGFANFWMHNGMVTYEGEKMSKSIGNVIAPAEMLALASPRVVRYYLGQAHYRSVLDYRPTSLTEAAAAVERIDGFIAKASARAGEDFAAYDGGGSPRAGRAGEAHGSVPEAFAEAMDDDLNIPQALAVLHETVRRGNSALADGDAEASSAALAEVLAMTAVLGLDAARSDAPSSDSAHRALAVLVDAQLGARAAARAAKDWAAADAIRDTLSAAGIAVEDSADGAAWSLAAPHTAQTNRMGA, from the coding sequence GTGACCCTGCGCTTCTACGATTCCGCCACAGCCGAAGTCCGCGACTTCGTCCCACTCGAGCCCGGCAAGGCCTCGGTGTACTACTGTGGCGCCACCGTGCAGGGCTCCCCGCACGTGGGGCACGTCCGCTCGGCGATCGTCTTCGACCAGCTAACCCGGTGGCTCGCCTACCGCGGCTACGAGACCACGGTGGTCCGCAACGTCACGGACATCGACGACAAGATCCTCGCCAAGTCGGAGGCGAGCTTCGCGCCGGACTTCGTCCCCGAGGGCACCTACATCCCCCGCGAGGAGTGGTTCGCGCTCGCCTACCGGTATGAGCAGGAGTTCGAGGCCGCCTATGAGGTCCTGGGCGTCCAGCGGCCCACCTACGAACCCCGCGCCACCGGCCACATCACCGAGATGCACGAGCTCATCGCCCGGCTCATCGAGCGCGGCCACGCCTACCCCGCGGAGGACGGCTCGGGCGACGTGTACTTCGATGTGCGGTCGTGGCCCGAGTACGGCTCCCTGACGCATCAGCGGATCGAGGACATGCAGGCCGCCGCGGACGCCGATCCGCGCGGCAAGCGGGATCCCCGGGACTTCGCGCTGTGGAAGGGCCACAAGCAGGGCGAGCCCGAGACGGCCAGCTGGCCCTCGCCGTGGGGCCGCGGCCGGCCGGGCTGGCACCTCGAGTGCTCCGCGATGGCCACGAAGTACCTCGGCGCCCGCTTCGACATCCATGGGGGCGGCCTCGACCTCCGCTTCCCGCACCACGAGAACGAGCTCGCCCAGTCCGCCGCGGCCGGGGACGGCTTCGCGAACTTCTGGATGCACAACGGCATGGTCACCTACGAGGGCGAGAAGATGTCGAAGTCCATCGGCAACGTCATCGCCCCCGCGGAGATGCTCGCGCTCGCCAGCCCCCGCGTGGTGCGCTACTACCTCGGCCAGGCCCACTACCGCTCGGTGCTCGACTACCGGCCCACCTCCCTCACGGAGGCCGCGGCCGCGGTCGAGCGCATCGACGGGTTCATCGCCAAGGCGAGCGCGCGGGCCGGTGAAGACTTCGCGGCGTACGACGGCGGCGGCTCGCCTCGCGCGGGCCGCGCCGGGGAGGCGCACGGTTCCGTGCCGGAGGCGTTCGCCGAGGCCATGGACGATGACCTCAACATCCCGCAGGCCCTCGCCGTGCTGCACGAGACGGTGCGCCGCGGCAACTCGGCCCTGGCCGACGGCGATGCCGAGGCGTCCTCCGCAGCGCTGGCCGAAGTGCTGGCGATGACCGCCGTCCTCGGCCTCGACGCCGCCCGCAGCGACGCGCCGTCGTCCGACAGCGCCCACCGCGCCCTCGCCGTCCTCGTCGACGCGCAGCTCGGGGCGCGGGCCGCCGCACGGGCCGCCAAGGACTGGGCGGCCGCAGACGCGATCAGAGACACCCTCTCGGCGGCGGGCATCGCCGTCGAGGACTCAGCAGACGGTGCCGCCTGGAGCCTCGCTGCCCCGCACACCGCACAGACCAACCGAATGGGAGCTTAG
- the rlmB gene encoding 23S rRNA (guanosine(2251)-2'-O)-methyltransferase RlmB, which produces MAAKGRPGATRKKKGPTTGTGGHGRKALEGKGPTPKAEDRVYHKAHRAKELAERSAAKRSGQPGRLAAGRGGTGRTKGAEEMVTGRNSVVEALRAGVPAKALYVAVRIEMDDRVREAMKLAAEAGIALLEAQKPELDRMTDDAIHQGLALQVPPYEYPDAFELAEETIEKWRRGHIANAPLFVALDGITDPRNLGAIIRSVSAFSGHGVIVPERRSVGMTAAAWKTSAGAAVRVPVAKAPNLNTVLRQMKELGIFVLGLDGDGDVSLPGLALATEPVCLVVGSEGKGLSRLTRELCDQIVSIPIDSDMESLNAGMAVAISLYEVSTRRAAAEAK; this is translated from the coding sequence ATGGCCGCCAAGGGACGCCCGGGAGCAACCCGGAAGAAGAAGGGCCCCACCACCGGCACCGGCGGCCACGGCCGCAAGGCCCTCGAGGGCAAGGGCCCCACGCCCAAGGCCGAGGACCGCGTGTACCACAAGGCGCACCGTGCCAAGGAGCTGGCCGAGCGCTCGGCCGCCAAGCGCAGCGGGCAGCCGGGGCGGCTCGCCGCCGGGCGCGGCGGGACCGGCCGGACCAAGGGCGCCGAGGAGATGGTCACCGGGCGCAACTCGGTGGTCGAGGCGCTCCGCGCGGGCGTCCCGGCGAAGGCCCTGTACGTGGCGGTCCGGATCGAGATGGACGACAGGGTGCGCGAGGCCATGAAGCTCGCCGCGGAGGCCGGCATCGCGCTGCTCGAGGCCCAGAAGCCCGAGCTGGACCGCATGACGGACGATGCGATTCACCAGGGCCTCGCCCTCCAGGTCCCCCCGTACGAGTATCCGGACGCCTTCGAGCTGGCCGAGGAGACCATCGAGAAGTGGCGCCGGGGGCACATCGCCAACGCGCCGCTGTTCGTGGCGCTCGACGGGATCACGGACCCGCGCAACCTCGGCGCGATCATCCGCTCGGTCTCCGCGTTCTCGGGCCACGGCGTGATCGTGCCCGAGCGCCGCTCGGTGGGCATGACGGCCGCGGCGTGGAAGACGTCCGCCGGCGCGGCCGTCCGCGTCCCGGTGGCCAAGGCCCCGAACCTCAACACCGTGCTGCGGCAGATGAAGGAGCTCGGGATCTTCGTGCTCGGGCTCGACGGCGACGGCGACGTCTCGCTGCCCGGCCTCGCGCTCGCGACCGAGCCCGTGTGCCTCGTGGTCGGGTCCGAGGGCAAGGGCCTCTCCCGGCTCACCCGCGAGCTGTGCGACCAGATCGTCTCGATCCCGATCGACTCCGACATGGAGTCGCTCAACGCCGGCATGGCCGTGGCGATCTCGCTCTACGAGGTCTCGACCCGCCGGGCGGCCGCCGAGGCCAAATAG
- a CDS encoding carbon-nitrogen hydrolase family protein encodes MRIALVQLTSSRSVEDNLALVRARTAEAARRHADVVVFPEATMRAFGHSLTEIAEPLDGPWAQAVRAAADDAGVVVVVGMFTPGVGGTVRNTLLVHGRGVETHYDKIHLYDAFSFLESDTVTAGKEPVTFTAGGVTFGLATCYDVRFPDLFTSTADDGAQVQIVCASWGPGPGKAEQWDLLVRARAVDSTCFVVAVGQSDPEAAGVDAKHGAPTGIGRSAVVNPFGHLLERAGSGPETLYVDLDVAQVAKAREALPVLANRVRL; translated from the coding sequence ATGCGGATCGCACTCGTCCAGCTGACCTCGTCCCGCTCCGTCGAGGACAACCTCGCCCTCGTCCGCGCGCGGACCGCCGAGGCGGCCCGCCGGCATGCCGACGTCGTCGTCTTCCCCGAGGCGACCATGCGCGCGTTCGGGCACTCGCTCACGGAGATCGCCGAGCCCCTCGACGGGCCGTGGGCCCAGGCCGTGCGCGCCGCCGCCGACGATGCCGGGGTGGTCGTGGTTGTGGGCATGTTCACGCCCGGAGTGGGCGGGACCGTCCGGAACACCCTCCTGGTCCACGGCCGCGGCGTCGAGACCCACTACGACAAGATCCACCTCTACGACGCGTTCAGCTTCCTCGAGTCGGACACCGTCACCGCGGGCAAGGAGCCCGTCACCTTCACGGCCGGCGGCGTCACGTTCGGGCTCGCCACCTGCTACGACGTGCGCTTCCCGGACCTCTTCACTTCGACGGCCGACGACGGCGCCCAGGTCCAGATCGTGTGCGCCTCGTGGGGTCCCGGGCCCGGGAAGGCCGAGCAGTGGGACCTGCTCGTGCGGGCGCGGGCCGTGGACTCCACCTGCTTCGTGGTGGCCGTGGGCCAGTCCGACCCGGAGGCCGCGGGCGTGGATGCGAAGCACGGCGCGCCGACCGGGATCGGCCGCTCCGCGGTGGTCAACCCGTTCGGGCACCTGCTCGAGCGGGCCGGGTCGGGGCCCGAGACGCTGTACGTGGACCTCGACGTGGCCCAGGTGGCGAAGGCGCGGGAGGCCCTGCCCGTCCTGGCGAACCGCGTCCGCCTCTAG
- the glgX gene encoding glycogen debranching protein GlgX: MTMPLAFVVTPSQPFPLGLTPGRSAEQQATHTVNLAVYAPGLDAVDVHFLDHGGTWRKAPLPEYTDGVHHGLIAGIPEGTRYAFAARTDEAGEVPAPGEGTLLLDPYGRAVEEDEGRWLNVRVHNGFDWGDVERPSVPLRDTVIYEAHVKGQTMLHPDIPENLRGTYAGLAHPVMIDYFRRLGITSVELLPVHFHLDESHLQDLGLTNYWGYNTAAFFAPHPAYATEAARAAGPQAVQDEFKGMVKLLHQAGIEVLLDVVYNHTAEEGQDGPAVSFRGLGDHEYYRCDPQGRYIDTTGCGNTLDFSNPRVVQLALDSLRLWAEDYRIDGFRFDLAVSLCRDGQHSFTAAHPFLVAAAADPVISRTKLIAEPWDLGFGGWQTGRFPLGWSDWNDHYRDTVRDFWLSDRAELDAGGLGGPTARLADALSGSHGLFAASGRTALASVNFVAAHDGFTLADLTAYHRKHNEANGEQNRDGATHNRSYNHGFEGPTEVESILEARTQTVKNLMATLMVSLGVPMLTAGDEFGRTQQGNNNAYCQDNELTWLNWNLDSTGQHLLEHTAWLIRIRRDFLQRQPPSYPAREESNYFHWFGPDGEPMDPARWQDPRERLLQFLLGSKDGYLDGLVVVNGSPERTVVTFPEAKGHAMAYELRYSTARHAEQRIGTVFASGQQDAAEPYSLTIYRARSAA; this comes from the coding sequence ATGACGATGCCGCTGGCGTTCGTGGTGACGCCGTCGCAGCCGTTTCCGCTCGGTCTCACCCCCGGCCGATCCGCCGAGCAGCAGGCAACCCACACCGTCAACCTCGCCGTGTACGCCCCCGGCCTCGACGCGGTGGACGTCCACTTCCTCGACCACGGCGGCACCTGGCGCAAGGCGCCCCTGCCCGAGTACACGGACGGGGTCCACCACGGCCTGATCGCCGGCATCCCCGAGGGCACCCGGTACGCCTTCGCCGCCCGCACCGACGAGGCCGGGGAGGTGCCCGCGCCCGGCGAGGGCACCCTGCTCCTCGACCCCTATGGCCGCGCAGTCGAGGAGGACGAGGGCCGCTGGCTGAACGTGCGGGTCCACAATGGGTTCGACTGGGGCGACGTGGAGCGGCCCTCCGTCCCGCTGCGGGACACCGTCATCTACGAGGCCCACGTCAAGGGCCAGACCATGCTCCACCCGGACATCCCCGAGAACCTGCGCGGAACGTATGCGGGCCTCGCGCACCCGGTGATGATCGACTACTTCCGGCGGCTGGGCATCACGAGCGTCGAGCTCCTGCCCGTCCACTTCCACCTCGACGAGTCGCACCTCCAGGACCTCGGCCTCACCAACTACTGGGGCTACAACACGGCGGCGTTCTTCGCCCCCCACCCCGCCTACGCCACCGAGGCCGCCCGGGCGGCCGGGCCGCAGGCGGTGCAGGACGAGTTCAAGGGCATGGTCAAGCTCCTGCACCAGGCCGGCATCGAAGTGCTCCTGGATGTGGTCTACAACCACACGGCGGAGGAGGGGCAGGACGGACCGGCCGTCAGCTTTCGCGGGCTCGGCGACCACGAGTACTACCGCTGCGATCCTCAGGGCCGGTACATCGACACCACCGGCTGCGGCAACACGCTCGACTTCTCGAATCCGCGCGTGGTCCAGCTGGCCCTCGATTCGCTGCGGCTGTGGGCCGAGGACTACAGGATCGACGGCTTCCGGTTCGACCTCGCCGTGTCCCTCTGCCGCGACGGGCAGCACTCGTTCACGGCGGCGCACCCCTTCCTCGTCGCGGCCGCCGCGGACCCGGTGATCTCGCGCACCAAGCTCATCGCCGAGCCGTGGGACCTCGGCTTCGGCGGCTGGCAGACGGGGCGGTTCCCGCTGGGCTGGTCCGACTGGAACGACCACTACCGCGATACCGTCCGCGACTTCTGGCTCTCGGACCGGGCGGAGCTCGATGCGGGCGGACTGGGAGGCCCGACGGCGAGGCTCGCCGACGCGCTCTCGGGCTCGCACGGGCTGTTCGCGGCATCGGGCCGCACGGCACTGGCCTCGGTCAACTTCGTCGCCGCCCATGACGGCTTCACCCTCGCGGACCTCACGGCGTACCACCGCAAGCACAACGAGGCCAACGGCGAGCAGAACCGGGACGGTGCCACCCACAACCGCTCCTACAACCACGGCTTCGAGGGCCCCACCGAGGTCGAGTCCATCCTCGAGGCGCGGACCCAGACGGTGAAGAACCTCATGGCCACGCTCATGGTCTCCCTCGGGGTGCCCATGCTCACGGCCGGAGACGAGTTCGGGCGCACGCAGCAGGGCAACAACAACGCCTACTGCCAGGACAACGAGCTGACCTGGCTGAACTGGAACCTGGACTCCACCGGCCAGCACCTGCTCGAGCACACGGCCTGGCTCATCCGCATCCGGCGCGACTTCCTCCAGCGCCAGCCCCCGAGCTACCCGGCCCGCGAGGAGAGCAACTACTTCCACTGGTTCGGCCCCGACGGCGAGCCCATGGACCCCGCCCGCTGGCAGGACCCGCGGGAGCGGCTCCTGCAGTTCCTCCTCGGCTCGAAGGACGGCTACCTCGACGGCCTCGTGGTGGTCAACGGCAGCCCGGAGCGGACCGTGGTGACCTTCCCCGAGGCTAAGGGGCACGCGATGGCGTACGAGCTGCGCTATTCCACCGCGCGCCACGCCGAGCAGCGCATCGGCACGGTGTTCGCCTCCGGGCAGCAGGACGCCGCCGAGCCGTACTCCCTGACGATCTACCGGGCCCGGTCCGCGGCATGA
- a CDS encoding ribonuclease domain-containing protein, which produces MTRAMARAAVPLVLLATALAGLLSACGGLTADAGRSPSFSASAPASAAAPAGRANPSRLAEVKASQLPREARDTLALIARGGPYPYSRDGVVYSNFEKILPARPSGYYHEYTVPTPGSSDRGARRIVAGQQGDSYYTDDHYASFRFIREGQ; this is translated from the coding sequence ATGACGCGGGCCATGGCCCGCGCGGCGGTCCCGCTCGTGCTGCTCGCCACGGCGCTTGCGGGCCTGCTGTCCGCCTGCGGCGGGCTGACGGCCGACGCCGGGCGGTCGCCGTCGTTCTCCGCCTCCGCTCCCGCTTCCGCCGCGGCCCCAGCGGGGCGGGCGAATCCGAGCCGGCTCGCGGAGGTGAAGGCGTCCCAGCTGCCGCGCGAGGCCCGGGACACCCTCGCGCTCATCGCGCGGGGCGGCCCGTACCCCTACAGCCGCGACGGGGTCGTGTACAGCAACTTCGAGAAGATCCTGCCGGCCAGGCCCAGCGGGTACTACCACGAGTACACCGTGCCCACTCCCGGCTCGTCGGACCGCGGCGCGCGGCGGATCGTGGCGGGCCAGCAGGGCGACTCCTATTACACGGACGACCACTACGCGTCGTTCAGATTCATCCGGGAGGGGCAGTGA
- a CDS encoding barstar family protein, which translates to MTGRRPSGERRRVVVPAAPSKREVLAAFGTALGFPDYYGANLDALNDCLQDLASELANGEGRPLEIEWRVSQAFRATPAFAAVEGILADAVGASEDALTVRVVDA; encoded by the coding sequence GTGACGGGACGCCGGCCATCGGGGGAGCGCCGCCGGGTGGTCGTCCCGGCCGCGCCGTCCAAGCGCGAGGTGCTCGCCGCGTTCGGGACCGCGCTGGGCTTCCCGGACTACTACGGGGCGAACCTCGACGCGCTCAACGACTGCCTCCAGGACCTCGCCTCCGAGCTCGCCAACGGCGAGGGCCGCCCGCTCGAGATCGAATGGCGGGTGAGCCAGGCCTTCCGGGCAACCCCTGCCTTCGCGGCCGTGGAGGGCATCCTCGCCGACGCCGTCGGCGCGAGCGAGGACGCCCTCACAGTGCGGGTCGTGGACGCCTGA